The DNA sequence AGCGGCACGGTGGAAACACTGTGCTCGCGCACCGAAGGCTGGGCCGCCGGCCTGCAGCTCGCCTCGCTGTCGCTCGGTGCGGCCCATGCGCCCGAAACAGTCATCGGCAATTTCACCGGCGCCAACCGCAACGTCGCCGACTTCCTGATGGGAGAAGTGTTCCTGGAACTGCCGCCGGCGCTGGCGAAGTTCCTGCTCTATTCCTCGATTTTCGAGCGCTTCAGCGCCGAGGCCTGCCGGGCGGTGATGCGGGCGGCGGACGCCGAGGTTGCCATCACCGAGATCGAGACCCGCAACCTGTTCCTGGTGCCGCTCGACGAGGAACGGCGCTGGTTCCGCTATCATCACCTTTTCCACGACTTCCTCAGCCGTGAAATGGAACGGCGCGAGCCGGAGATGATCGCACCGCTGCACCTGGCGGCTTCGGAATGGTTCGGCGAACGCAAGATGCTGACCGAGGCCATCGGCCATGCGCTCGCCGCCGGCGACGAAGCCCGCGCCGCGGTGTTCATCGAGAACAACGCGCTCGAACTCATCGCCCAATGCCAGCTTCTCTATGTGCGCCAGCTGCTGGCGCTGCTGCCAAGGAAACTGATCGATCAGCGCATCCGGCTGCAACTCGTCGTGCTGTGGCTTGCGGTGCACAGCAGCCAGCCCGAGATTGCCCAGCAGACCCTCGCCAATGCGCGCCAGCTCGTCGAAACCGGGCCGACCGATAGCAAGGATCCGGGCACGCTGACCGGCACGACCATCGAGGCGGAACTCGAGGTCCTTGCAGCGGCCGTGCACAGCACGCTGGAACAGTTCGAGGACGCGCGCGACACCGCACTGGCGGCCCTGCGCATCATAGCCCCCGATGCGTGGTTCATGGAAGGCGCGACGGCAAACGTCATCGGCTACAATCTATACGCGCTGGGCGACCTTGAGGGGGCACGCGCTGCTGTGGATGCGGCGCGCAAGGCCCATGAGCGAAGCGGCAGCCTGCTCGGCGTCACCATCGCCAACTGCTACATGGCCGTGATCGAGCGGTCGGCCGGCCGCCTGCCCGCGGCCGAACGGCTGCTGCGCAACGCGATCATCGAGGCCAGGACGCGGATCGGCGCCAACTCCTATGCCGAGGCCCTCGCCGGAACGCTGCTTGCCGAACTCGCCTATGAGACCAACGCATCCGGCGAAGCACTGGCGCTGGTCGAGAATCTCGGGCCGCTGATCGAGGGCGCAGCGGTCATTGTCTATCCCCTGGCCAGCGTGCCGACCTATGCCCGGGTGCTGCAGCTGACCGGTCGCGGCCAAGCCGCCCTCGACATGCTGGAGCGCGTCTACCAGCGCGTGCGCGGCTCCGTCTACCGCCGCCTCGCTTCGGTGCTGGTGCACGATCGCATCCGGCTGCTTCTTGACCAGAACCGCACCCCGGAAGCCCGCGCGCTGCTCGACGAGCATCGCCGCGAAAGCGCTGAAACCGCCTCTACCGTCGCCAATGAATTCGAGTTCTTCGCCGAAGGCCGGCTGCTTACGGCGGAAAAATCCTACGCGGCGGCGGCGGCGATTTTCGACGCGCTGCTGGAGCGAACGAAAAGCAGCGGGCGCATGCGCCGGCACATACTGGCGCTGATCCTGCGCGCCAAGAGCGCCGGCCATGACCAGCGGGAAGCAGACCGCCATCTGCACGAAGCATTGCGCCTTGCGCAACCCTCGGGCTTCATCCGCTCCTTCGTCGACGAAGGCAAGTCTGTCGTCGAGGGTTTGATGCGGCTCCGGGCGGCCCAGGCAAAGGCCGACCCGTCACTGTCGGCCTATGCGACGCGCATCATCGATGCCGCGCAGACGATGCCCGTGACGACGCGCAAAACAGCCGCCCCGACGGTCGAGAAAGAACAGCTCACCCAGCGCGAGTCCGAGCTGCTGCACTTTCTGTCGGAAGGCATGTCAAATCGCGATATCGCCGTTGCACTGTCGGTAAGCGAAACGACGGTGAAGTGGCATTTGAAAAACATCTTCGGCAAGCTCTCGGTATCGAACCGCGTCCAGGCAGTGCGCGCCGCGCAGGTCGCCGCAAACCTCCGCACCCCTCCGAAAGGAGGGGCATAGATGACTGACATGGCCCCTCTTTAGGGTCGGGCCGGGCGATTGTTAGCCTGCTAGCGTCTGGTTTTTAGAGGATGCCGCGGATGGCGACAGGCTACGTTTTTCACGAACAGCTGATGTGGCATGACACCGGCTCCAGCGCCGACATGATGCCTCCCGGCCGTTTCGTGGAACCCGGACGCCACCTGGAATCGCCTGGATCCAAACGACGGCTCAACAATCTCATCCAGGTCAGTGGCCTGGCACGCCATTTGGTTCCGATCATTGCCGAACCGGTAACGGTGGAAGACCTGCTGCGCGTCCACACGCAACGCCACGTCGATGATATCAGGATGCTGAGCGAAGGCGGATCCGGTTTCGCCGGGCCTCAGGCACCGATCGGCCTCAACAGTTTCGACATCGCGCTGTTGTCCGCCGGCACCACCTATGCCGCGATGCGTGCGGTGCTGACCGGCCGCGTCGACAACGCCTATGCGCTGGCGCGGCCGCCCGGGCACCACGCCGAACCCGATCAGGCCATGGGCAATTGCCTGTTCTCCAACATCGGCGTCGCCGTGCGGCGGCTGCAGCACGAGGGCCTGCTCGGCCGTGCCGCCGTGGTGGACTGGGACGTGCATCACGGCAATGGCACCGAGACGGTGTTTTATTCCGATCCGTCGGTGCTGACGATTTCGCTCCATCAGGACAATCTATACCCGACCGGACGCGGCGCGCTCGTCGACAACGGCAAGGGACCCGGCGAAGGCTATAACATCAACGTCCCGCTGCCGGCCGGCAGCGGCACAGGCGCCTATGAAGCCACGTTCGACCGCGTCATCGGTCCTGCCTTGCGCGCGTTCAAGCCCAACCTCGTCATCGTCGCTTCCGGTTTCGACGCGTCCGGCTTCGATCCGCTCGGCCGCATGATGCTCAACAGCGAATGTTTTCGCCGCCTTGCCGCGCGCATGGTGGCGTTTGCGGCCGAAGTCTCGAACGGACGGCTGATGATGAGCCATGAAGGCGGCTATTCCGAGGGCTATGTGCCATTCTGCGGCCACGCCGTCATCGAGACGCTGGCCAATCACCGCACCGAGGTGGTCGACCCGCTGTCGGACCATATCGACGAGTGGGCGGGGCAGGACCTGCAGCCGCATCAGGCGGCGGTGATCGATGCCGCTGAAGGCCTGCTCGCGGGCTTGCGCCAACGCCTCGCCAGCGCGGCCTGAAGCGATGGATTTCGCCATCACGACATTGCTCAATGCGCTGACGCTGATCAGCATCCTGATGCTGGTCGGGCTCGGGCTGGCGATCAGCTTCGGCCTGATGAACGTGACCAATCTGGCGCATGGCGAGTTCGTGACCGTCGGCGCCTTCGCGGTATACTTCATCCAGAGTATGGGCGGCTCGTTCTGGCTGGGCCTGACTGCGGCGCCGATCGCCGGCGCCGTGGTCGGCTGCATCCTGGAATTCGCCATTATTCGCCACCTCTATTCGCGGCCGGTGTCGACCGTGCTCGCCACCTGGGGCGTCAGCCTGATCCTGCAGCAAGGGCTGGAGCTGACCTTCGGGCTCGGCGCCAAGCCGGTGACGCCGCCGGTCGAAGGCACGCTCGACCTCTTCTTCACCGTCTATCCGGCCTATCGGCTGATCCTGATCGGCATCGCCATGGCGACCTTGCTCGGCGTCATCCTGCTGATCAGCCGCACATCCTTCGGCCTCGACATCCGCACCGTCATCCAGAACCGCGAAATGGCGGAGGGCGTCGGCATCAACACGCGCCGCACCTACGCCATCGCCTTCACCTTCGGCGCGGCAATCGCGGGGCTGGCTGGGGGACTGGTCGCGCCCCTGGCGATCGTGCTGCCGCAGATGGGGGTGAACTATCTCGCCAACGCCTTCTTCGTCGTCATCGTCGGCGGGGTCGGCTCGATTGGCGGCCTCGTCGCCGGCAGCGTCTTCGTCGGCGGGCTGACCAGCATCCTCAACTACCAGATCTCGCCATCGCTGGCGCAGGCCATTGTGCTGCTGGCGGCCATCGTCGCCGTGCGGGTGCGGCCCAACGGCCTGTTCAACGGGGCGTCGCGATGATCGCCCGGGACCGCAACTGGCTGCTGATCTTCGCCGTCTGCGTGGCGCTTGCCATCGCCTATCCCTTCTTCGCCGACGGCTACCAACTGACGGTGATCCGCGACGCGCTGATCTTCGGCCTATTCGCGGCGAGCCTCGACTTCTTCTGGGGCCGCACCGGAATCCTGTGTTTCGGCCACGCCGCCTTCTTTGGCATCGGCGGCTACATCATGGCATTGGTCACGCTCAATGACGCGATTCCTTTCGGCAGCCTGCTCGGCATCGTGGGCGCCATTGCGGGGGCTGCCTTCGTCGCCGCCATCATCGGTTACTTCCTGTTCTTCGGCGGCATCCGCGGCAGCTACTTCACCATCGTCACGCTGGCCATGGGCGTCATCTGCCAGCAGGCGGCCATCTCCTGGAGTTCGGTCACCGGCGGCGATAGCGGCCTGATCGGGATCCCGCCGATCGAATTCGATTTTGGCGGCCGGCATGTCGATCTCAGCCAGGACCTGTCGAGCTATATGTTCGTCGCAGCCATCG is a window from the Mesorhizobium australicum WSM2073 genome containing:
- a CDS encoding class II histone deacetylase encodes the protein MATGYVFHEQLMWHDTGSSADMMPPGRFVEPGRHLESPGSKRRLNNLIQVSGLARHLVPIIAEPVTVEDLLRVHTQRHVDDIRMLSEGGSGFAGPQAPIGLNSFDIALLSAGTTYAAMRAVLTGRVDNAYALARPPGHHAEPDQAMGNCLFSNIGVAVRRLQHEGLLGRAAVVDWDVHHGNGTETVFYSDPSVLTISLHQDNLYPTGRGALVDNGKGPGEGYNINVPLPAGSGTGAYEATFDRVIGPALRAFKPNLVIVASGFDASGFDPLGRMMLNSECFRRLAARMVAFAAEVSNGRLMMSHEGGYSEGYVPFCGHAVIETLANHRTEVVDPLSDHIDEWAGQDLQPHQAAVIDAAEGLLAGLRQRLASAA
- a CDS encoding LuxR C-terminal-related transcriptional regulator, coding for MSRLERHVDTRIVLFAAPAGFGKSTTMAQWAAEVARHGRLTAWLSCEATDNDEGAFLSHLVGALRHLVQNPAELDLAFQSSPIPQLDVVLAALVSGLAARHADITLFFDDYHAIDAPAVKRFMERLTRQAPTNVVFVIGSRNLPELQLGKLRVLGDIFEIGPDDLRFASSEAEAFFNDKLGLSVSSGTVETLCSRTEGWAAGLQLASLSLGAAHAPETVIGNFTGANRNVADFLMGEVFLELPPALAKFLLYSSIFERFSAEACRAVMRAADAEVAITEIETRNLFLVPLDEERRWFRYHHLFHDFLSREMERREPEMIAPLHLAASEWFGERKMLTEAIGHALAAGDEARAAVFIENNALELIAQCQLLYVRQLLALLPRKLIDQRIRLQLVVLWLAVHSSQPEIAQQTLANARQLVETGPTDSKDPGTLTGTTIEAELEVLAAAVHSTLEQFEDARDTALAALRIIAPDAWFMEGATANVIGYNLYALGDLEGARAAVDAARKAHERSGSLLGVTIANCYMAVIERSAGRLPAAERLLRNAIIEARTRIGANSYAEALAGTLLAELAYETNASGEALALVENLGPLIEGAAVIVYPLASVPTYARVLQLTGRGQAALDMLERVYQRVRGSVYRRLASVLVHDRIRLLLDQNRTPEARALLDEHRRESAETASTVANEFEFFAEGRLLTAEKSYAAAAAIFDALLERTKSSGRMRRHILALILRAKSAGHDQREADRHLHEALRLAQPSGFIRSFVDEGKSVVEGLMRLRAAQAKADPSLSAYATRIIDAAQTMPVTTRKTAAPTVEKEQLTQRESELLHFLSEGMSNRDIAVALSVSETTVKWHLKNIFGKLSVSNRVQAVRAAQVAANLRTPPKGGA
- the urtB gene encoding urea ABC transporter permease subunit UrtB — encoded protein: MDFAITTLLNALTLISILMLVGLGLAISFGLMNVTNLAHGEFVTVGAFAVYFIQSMGGSFWLGLTAAPIAGAVVGCILEFAIIRHLYSRPVSTVLATWGVSLILQQGLELTFGLGAKPVTPPVEGTLDLFFTVYPAYRLILIGIAMATLLGVILLISRTSFGLDIRTVIQNREMAEGVGINTRRTYAIAFTFGAAIAGLAGGLVAPLAIVLPQMGVNYLANAFFVVIVGGVGSIGGLVAGSVFVGGLTSILNYQISPSLAQAIVLLAAIVAVRVRPNGLFNGASR
- a CDS encoding branched-chain amino acid ABC transporter permease, which encodes MIARDRNWLLIFAVCVALAIAYPFFADGYQLTVIRDALIFGLFAASLDFFWGRTGILCFGHAAFFGIGGYIMALVTLNDAIPFGSLLGIVGAIAGAAFVAAIIGYFLFFGGIRGSYFTIVTLAMGVICQQAAISWSSVTGGDSGLIGIPPIEFDFGGRHVDLSQDLSSYMFVAAIVAVAVLSLWSISRGRWGTVLTAIQDNEVRAAALGHNAPLRLLVTFILSAAIAGLAGALYVCMAGLVAPDLSGLLLSTEVIVWVAVGGRGTLLGPVLGAIFIQRAQQTISSFNPSLWPLLLGCVFVIIVFVLPDGILSIYARLKSLFKGRSQA